The genomic DNA AAACATAAAAATAAAATAGTTAATTTTTTAGTTTCAAGTCAGTTGGATGCAGATAGGTTAGATTACTTATTAAGAGATTCAAAAGGTGCTGGAGTTAACTATTCTAAACCTGATATTGATTGAATAATAAGAAATGCTAGAATTTATGAAGGTCAAATTGTATTTACAAATAAAGCCATAAATGCAATTGAGAATTTTTTATTAGGAAGATATCATATGTTTAAACAAGTGTATGAACACAAAATTTCTATTGCTTTTGATAATACATTTAAAATGTGATTTAAAAGATTAAAAGACTTATATATTGATAAATATCAATTTAGAGCATCAAAAACAATTGAGATTTTTAAAGAAGTATTTGAAAACAAAATTATGCCATTAGAAAAGTATACTAATTTAGATGATTATACAATGTTTGAAATATTTAGAGTATTAAGAGATGAAGATGATATTATCTTAAAGGATTTATCAAATAGATTAATAAATCGAAAATTATTAAAAGTATCTTCAGATCTTTCTTCAGAAACAATTGAAAAAATGAAAACTGACTTTCAAGGTAATAGTAAATATTATTTTGATATTGCTACAATAAGAGATATCTCGATTTATAAGCACAGTTCTGAAAAAAAAGATGAAAATATATACATATTAAATAATGGTAAATTAACCAATATAAAGGACTTGTCAGAAATAATAAATGTTGATTGAAATAATAAAATAAAAAAAATATATATTTTTCCAATGTATAATGTAGAATAGAAATTATGGGGGAAAATCTTATGAGTAAACTATCACCAATTAATTTGGCCTATGATTACCTAAGTCAATGTAAAGATGACGCTTCATTTGAAGATATTTGAAATACAATTTCAAAAGAAATACATGGAGATAATGATAGCAAAAATGAAATTATAGCTGAACTATATAGTGATTTGGTTCTTGACAATAGATTTGCACTGACTTCAGATGGTAAATGAGGTTTAAGAGAATATCTAAAATTTGATGATGTTAAAAAACAATATGAATATGTTGATAAATTTGAAACAACAGAAGAGTTTGAAGATTTTGATACTGATTCAATTCTTGGTATTGATACTTTTGATGATGATACTGGAGAAAATGTTGGTAAAATTAAAAAATTATTAAATCATAAAGGAAATGATGATTCTATAGATATAAGTTTAGATGAAGATCTCGACGATGATGATTTCGACGATGACGATGATGACGATGATTATTAGTAGAATTTAATCAGAAGTAGTTTAATTAACTACTTTTTATTTTTGGGGGAATTAGATTATGGTAAAACACATATTTATTACTGGTGGAGTTGTTTCTGGTTTGGGAAAAGGAATTACTGGGAGCTCGCTTGGAGTACTTTTAAAAAATAGTGGACTGAAAATATTTATGCAAAAATTTGATCCATATTTAAATATAGATCCAGGAACTATTAATCCAATTGAACATGGGGAAGTTTATGTTACAGATGATGGGGGAGAAACTGATCTAGATTTAGGTCATTATGAAAGATTTATTGATGTAAACCTTTCTAAAATATCTTCAACATCAGCTGGAAAAATATATTATGAGGCCTTAGAAAAAGAAAGAAATGGTAAGTATGAAGGTAAAACTGTTCAAGTTATCCCTCATATTACTAACGAGATTAAACAAAGAATTTATGCTGCAGAGATTGAAAACAAAGCAGATGTAGTTATTACTGAAATTGGTGGTACAGTAGGAGATATTGAATCTCAACCATTTTTAGAAGCCTTAAGACAAATTAGAATGGAAAAAGGTAAGGAAAATGTAATGTTTATTCATGTGGCATTATTACCTTATTTAAAAGTATCTGGAGAATTTAAAACCAAACCAATTCAACATTCAGTTAAGGAATTATTAAATTTAGGAATTCAACCTGATGTAATTGTTGCAAGAAGTGAATTAGAATTTGATAAAAAACTTAAAGATAAAATCTCTTTATTATGTAGTATTCCAGTAGAAAATGTTATTGCTTGTCCAGATAGTGATTCAATTTATAAAGTGCCTTTAGTTGTTGAAGAAGGTAATCTACATAAAATTACAGCAAAACAGTTAGGTTTAAAATTAAAAGCAACAAATTTAAAAGATTGAAAAAAATTTGTTAATAATATTGAAAAATCAAAAGAAATTTTAACAATTCATATCGTAGGAAAATATGTTGAATTAAGTGATGCATATTTATCAGTTATGGAATCTTTAAAATTCTCTGGTTATGAAATTAGTAAAAAAGTTAAATTCAATTGAGTAAATGCCAGAACATTAAAGCAAGAAAATATAGCAATGGAATTAAAAGATGCAAAAGGTATTTTAGTACCAGGTGGCTTTGGCGAAGATGGTGTTGAAGGAAAAATTTTGGCAGCCAAATTTGCAAGGGAGAATAACATTCCTTATTTAGGTATTTGCCTTGGTATGCAAGTAGCGTGTA from Spiroplasma endosymbiont of Cantharis nigra includes the following:
- a CDS encoding CTP synthase; protein product: MVKHIFITGGVVSGLGKGITGSSLGVLLKNSGLKIFMQKFDPYLNIDPGTINPIEHGEVYVTDDGGETDLDLGHYERFIDVNLSKISSTSAGKIYYEALEKERNGKYEGKTVQVIPHITNEIKQRIYAAEIENKADVVITEIGGTVGDIESQPFLEALRQIRMEKGKENVMFIHVALLPYLKVSGEFKTKPIQHSVKELLNLGIQPDVIVARSELEFDKKLKDKISLLCSIPVENVIACPDSDSIYKVPLVVEEGNLHKITAKQLGLKLKATNLKDWKKFVNNIEKSKEILTIHIVGKYVELSDAYLSVMESLKFSGYEISKKVKFNWVNARTLKQENIAMELKDAKGILVPGGFGEDGVEGKILAAKFARENNIPYLGICLGMQVACIEFARNVLNLKDANSTELKPNTKYPIIDILEGKNRENIGGTLRLGRYITSLKENTLAYELYKSNEVIERHRHRYEFNNSFRSDFEKNGMVFSGLYLEKDLVEIIEYPKNDFFIAAQYHPEFTSRPNKPNPLFMGFVNAVNKKY
- a CDS encoding HD domain-containing protein — translated: MEKFIRDNVHGEIYFEDKVFSELIDTDEFQRLRRIIQLGGGQFVFPSANHTRFSHCIGVYHVICKFLENEIINKNISAKDKKILKIAGLLHDVGHGPFSHTFELISPVSHEQYTVEIIRGNTQINKVLINNGINPKEVVSVIEGKHKNKIVNFLVSSQLDADRLDYLLRDSKGAGVNYSKPDIDWIIRNARIYEGQIVFTNKAINAIENFLLGRYHMFKQVYEHKISIAFDNTFKMWFKRLKDLYIDKYQFRASKTIEIFKEVFENKIMPLEKYTNLDDYTMFEIFRVLRDEDDIILKDLSNRLINRKLLKVSSDLSSETIEKMKTDFQGNSKYYFDIATIRDISIYKHSSEKKDENIYILNNGKLTNIKDLSEIINVDWNNKIKKIYIFPMYNVE
- the rpoE gene encoding DNA-directed RNA polymerase subunit delta, encoding MSKLSPINLAYDYLSQCKDDASFEDIWNTISKEIHGDNDSKNEIIAELYSDLVLDNRFALTSDGKWGLREYLKFDDVKKQYEYVDKFETTEEFEDFDTDSILGIDTFDDDTGENVGKIKKLLNHKGNDDSIDISLDEDLDDDDFDDDDDDDDY